TTTTTCTCATAATCGAATACCACAAAGAGGAACCCAAGAGAGTCCTCTTAGGCATCTTGGGAAGTTGTTAAGCAAGTTCTGATTGCCCTCAGAGCAAGTGAAAAGCAGCTGCCCTGTTCTCAATTAAACTTCCCTCCTGTGGGAGAGAGGGCCTCTGTTGAGTGGGAATAGTTTCTCAATGATGGTTTAAATAGatagtactcagccattagaaacgaaaatacccaccatttgcttcaacgtggatggaactggggggtattatgctgagtgaagtcagtcaattggagaaggacaaacattatatgttctcattcatttggggaatataaataatagtgaaagggaatataagggaagggagaagaaatgtgtgggaaatatcagaaagggagacagaacataaagactcctaattcagggaaacgaactaggggtggtggaaggggaggagggtgggggtgggagtgaatgggtgacgggcactggggggggcactcgacaggatgagcactgggtgttattctgtatgttggtaaattgaacaccaataaaaaataaatttattttaaaaaataaaaatcataaaaatgaagcCAGGGGCACCAGACTGGCTCAGTcaaaatgagtgagtgagtgagtgagtgagtgagtgagtgaatgaatgaatgaatgaatgaataaatgaatagagatTGTCAAGACCTGTTCATCTTTTAGAAACTAAACTATTTATGGGTGAAATGTTGTAATGTCtgagatttcctttaaaatactttcaaggggcacctggctggctcagtcagtagagcatgccactcctgacctcagggacatgagtttgagtcccacattgggtgcagacaTTACTCTAAAAAAGTAATaaggagatccctggatggctcagcagtttagtgcctgcctttggcccagggcatggtcctggagtcccgggatcaagtcccacatcaggttccctgcatggagcctgcttctccctctgcctgtgttgtgtctctttctctctctctctctctctctctctctctctctctaatgaatgaataaattaaaaatattttttaaaaataataaaaatacacaacAACTAAACAAATAACcctaacaaaacaaacagaataaaaacaaaacactggaggGGATAAATGAAACGTCACTGGCAAAATGTTGAAGTCTACACAATGGTTCATCATAGTGctctacttttctgtatgtttgataATTTCTacaatggaaaatttcaaataggTGTATATAAGAGGATTCTTTATCTCCTACATATATTTAACAGTTATTTTCCTACGTATTAGGATTCTTTCGGTTATAAAGGATAGAAACTCCAATTTACACTGGCTTAAACAAAGATTCTTGTAGCTAAAGAGTCAAGGGCAGTTCTAGGTATCAGGTGATGCTTGATCCTACCGCTCAGTGGTGTCACCAGGACTATTTATCACTTGCTCTGCCTCCTGTGGTGGTTGGTATCAATTGAAGGCCCACATGTCTCCAGTTTCTGAAAGACTGCCAACAACCACAGGGTTACATGTATCATCCAGCCAGAGCTGGATTTGTCCTAGCATTTCCAACAAAAGTCCTGATGAGATCAGCTTAAGGTCATATGCCTAAACCTGAGCCATGTTCCTTCCAGCCATGGAGGTGGAAGGAATCCTCCTTTATTAACTTAGGTCACATTTCACTCCTAGAAATCAGGGTCAAGAACCTCACTGATCTGCAAATGGAATCTGTTtttgggaaagaggaaaggaaaatggatGCTAACAGGCAGTCAACAAATATCTGCTAAACTCCCCCAAAGTGTAAAGCTTCCTAGACAATAGAATAGAGGACATTTCAACATatcttctaaaactgaaatataGATGTAAAGCCATAGTCAGAGAACAGGGGCCTGGATAGTCTGCAGGGGTGAAAGATGACCTTAACGAAAGGACAAGCAGTGTCTAGAGTGGATGGGAATAGTGGAACTCTATGAGGTATTACTgtaacaccaaaaacaaacaaacaaacaaaacaaacattacaAGACACCTACAAATTAGTATCTCTCAGGAATATCGattcaaaaatcctcaacaaaatactaccaaatcaaatccaacagtgtataataagaaatatacggtggggatgcctaggtggtgcagttagaagagcatatgactcttggttgtggctcaggttgaggtctcaggctcatgagatcaagccctgcattgagttctgtgctcaggatggagtctgcttggatcctctatccctcttcctctgctcctccccctgtccactgtctctctctctctcttaaatattttttttaaaaaaacaagaattagggatccctgggtggcgcagcggtttggcgcctgcctttggcccagggcacgatcctggagacccgggatcaaatcccacatcgggctcccggtgcatggagcctgcttctccctctgcctatgtctctgcctctctctctctctctctctgtgactatcataaataaataaaattaaaaaaaaaaaaaaaaaaaaaaaaaaaaaaacaagaattagaTAGTATAActtattccaggtatgcaaggctggtttaatattcaaaaatatattgagggacacctgaatgcctcagtggttgagtgtctgcttctggctcagggtgtgatcctgggatccaggatcaaatcccacctcgggctccctgcatggagcttgcttctccctctgcctgtctttgcctctctctctctctctctctctctctccctctctctctccctccctcccccccacccctctctccacgtctctcatgaataaataaataaaaaattttaaaacatacagattTTACACCGTTCagaatattaactcaaaatgaattctAAACCTAAATGTAAATGATAATAAAACTCCTGTTAAATAATATAGGAGATAACCTAGATGATCTTGGGTTTGGTGAttactttttagatacaacactaaATATAcaactcatgaaagaaataaatgaaaaggtggACTTCATTAGCATTACAAACTTCTACACTGCAAAAGACAAGGTCAGACAattagaagagaagacagagacatgtcACAGACAGTGTTTTCTGAGTACCAGTTTGGGATACACTGAAGGACCTAGATTTCTAAGGTCCTTTCCAGATCCTTCTATATACATCCTCCATGGCAGGAGAGGCTCGAATACTTACAAGACTGCTAGGTCTGTGTGATCCTTCAGGTTCTTCTTACCAGTAAAGCAAATGCTAGAGAGCAGACATTGCAGAGATGGATACCAGGAGGAGGAGCAACCTGAGCGGGGGTGATATTCCTGCAGTGTACGTGGAATCCACTCTTCCTATTCCAGGGCGAAGATCTCTGAGCCTTGGGTTTGAGCATTCATGCAGATAAAATGATAGCCTTGGATAATCATAGGTCCCCACATATAATTCTCTGTGTGATCCTTCAGAAGACTTGAAGCTCTTTTCTTCTACCTCTTCGGGTAAAGAGCAAGACTAGGACTCATGGCCATCACAACCAATGAAGCACTTGATACCTCAAGAAGGAAGATTATTGAACCAGTCAATGCTCTGAGTAACCAAAGCTAATGTGCAGGTGGCCATTGCATTGCAGCCTCTCCCCTTTGTAATATTCCATTCTTGTGTTTATTACAGATGATAATGTGTCAGTCTTGTGCTTGACACTGAAGAGTCAAGGCTACATGAGACACAGCCCCTGCGCTCCTCATGCTTACATGGGGgaagacaaacaaaacaagtaaacaatCCAAACAACTCTAAGTGGTGATGCATGTTATGATGGAAATATATACAGTGCTCAGATGGATAAGAGCAGATATGACCGGTACCtgagcaaaaggaagagagagcccTTGTGCaagtttggattttaaaatttgggtGTTTCGAAGAGATCATAGAACTGAATATTGCAGAAGTGCCTCTTCATTGAAAGAACAAGAGCAGTAATACAAGCTTCAAAAAGTGCTTAGCATTCTTGCTCTCCAGCTCTCCAGGGCAATGAAACACTCTTCTCATAGTTCCAAAAGCTCATCAACCCCACCATTTTAATTTGATTCCAAGCTCTCCTCCTGACCTTCCCCTCCAGCAAAGGCAGTGGAGGTTCTCAAGATCAGTGTGAGGTTCCAGATCGTGTCTGTCTAATGGTGGGGAGAACTCTAGGTCTGGCAGTCTCTACACTGTGGCCACTTAGCACAGTGCAGAGAAGAGGTTGAGGATTTGGGGGATATGCAGGTCACCAATCCAGTTCTCAGAACCAAGCTTGCAGCCACTCTAAGGCTGTTATCTGAACCATATGAAATGGAGCATCTTCTGGATTATCCTAGAATCATTTGGTTATAAAGGATGTATTTCTGAGAAATTTAATACTAATGTTTCAGGCTAAACCTAGGGTTGTGTGTTACACTTTCTCTTTAAACCATGTCTAAATACATTTTGATTCCATGTTGCTTTTTTGGTAATCTGCTCTCATTCATGTGAGGAAGCTACAGAAATTCCTTCTTCCAGTGTGCACATGTCCAACCCTAATCCTAATCCTGAGTTGTGGAACACTGCTGCTGGTTATTGGCTACACAGACACTCCGATAGAGGCTTCTCACTTCTCAACTGCAATGTCCTGCTCCTGCTTTCCTGTACAACCTTCTTCCCAACCACTTGGTCCAGAGGGGGCAGTCACCTTCGTGTCACCAATCAGGACAAATGTGCTTCTGTCCTAGGTCCTGTGTAATTTGAGGCAACTCACAGAAGCTATGAAAGAGGGAATTACCTAGTGATTGCTTAAAGTCTCCTGCACTCATGGGAGGAATGAAAGGCAACCTATCCTCTCTCTAGCCCATTGATCATCTTATAGACAAGGACAGTGGAGCATGAGGAACAGAGAGCAAGGAAAGGGGaatgaaaccagagagggagggaaagatagATGGTTGCTCCATGCACTTGAAAAACTGACCAACCTGGACTTGTCTCAGGTAAAAAATCAGTCCTTTCCTATTGCCTAGTCTTGTCAGTTCCTCAGCGTGCCTATCCGTGTTACATGAGCTCAGTGGGCCATCTAGGAGGCAAATATCTTCTAAGGGCAAAGTCCACGGAAAAGGTTCCAGAACTCTAGTAGAATAGCCACCTCTGCCTGGGCAGGCAGAGTATGCTGCAAAAATACACGGCACCAACATCTCAGTAGtttaacagaagtttatttctcattcccATAAAGTCCATTACAGGTGCTCTCCATGGAGGTGGGGGGCTCAGGATCCCAGATGACTTTGACTTTTTGTGGCCCCTGTTTCTATATGGGCTTCCACGACTGATGCAGGAAGAACACTACAGAGTCCTgcaccaacaaacaaaagccttaGCCCAGAAGTGGGGCTTCTGCTCACAACCCATTACCCACAAGTATCCTTCATCTGCAACTGGGAGGAGAAAACCATAACAACTCCTTTTACTCTTCACTAGAACACTGGCCCTGTGAGGGTGTATCTTTGGCTCTTTTGCTCACTACTATGTTCTCAGTCTAGAACAGTGTCTGGGCACACAAGCGGCCCCCATGAAATCGACTGAACGTAGCACCAAGATGTCCACCTGTATCCTGGGATGAGAACAGGGTACCCAAAGCCTAAGGATGAGGGCGATGGGCAATGGCTATGTAGAAGGGAGCTTCATAGTTGTCTGTGCTTATGAACTAATACTTGGTGTAGTTcatctggggaagaaaataaaatcctgctGAGAGCACCAGCTCAGGTGACTTACACCATAATGTACTGATGTACTGAGGCCAAGGACTAAATCAACTGAGCATAATCACCACCTACAGTGCCATAAATACATCTGCTTCCTTACTGCAGTCTGCCCAGCAGATCACTGGggagcaggggaaagggaaacaaatgcacaTGGGCTGAGCATCCACCACTGGCCAGGCTGTGAGGTGCTTTTCTTTCAGCAACTCCTCTTGTCCTAGAATAACCCTGAGTTGAAATAGAGAACATGGAGACCGCAGTGTTTTGGCAACCAATCAAGCCACAGGAATGTTCTATAGTTAGAAACAGATACAACACAATGTCATCCAGTGCCCTGCAGGGGTAAGTACACATCCTGTTAATCGTGCTTTCAGGGCTCACTGATGCAGCTAAGGGACAGCCGACTCACTGCCTACCATCTTGAAGAAGTCCTTGTATCTGAGCCTTAACTTCATCTTTCATAAGGTATTTGGAAGAGATCATTTAACCCCCTTCCTGACACCACCTAAAACCTCCAATAGGAACACATGCTGAGTCACTGTTGTAGACAGGAGTCCTAAGACGATCCACAGCCCATAGAGATATTCAGCCATCTATTAGTTGCCAATTAAGGCTCTTGTTAAACGCTGTGTAAAGAGACAGATGGACTCTGCCTGCCTAGTAATGGTTTACAGTGAAAGACAATATGAATGCAGATTCACTCATCTTTGCCTACCACTCAGCATCACTTCCCAAACCTTTCCTCTTGGGAACCCAATCTCCTGCCACACCCAGTAAACCGTATCATACAGGCAGCACACACTGCAGTTCCTAAGCATAACGCTAtccttgtgtgtttgtgtgtgtgctttttaatTTGAGACGTGAGCACGTGTGGGTGCACgaatggtggggagaggcaggagaggataagggaaaagcagattccttaCTGAGCAAGGAGCCGAGATTCtcggctggatcccaggaactgAGATCattgacctgagctaaaggtactTAATCAAGTAAGCCCTGCAGGTGCCCCTGtcctttttcttaaagacaaacgaaagccaaatgaaaaagcaaataaaatcatgagCTCATCCTGAACtcctgttaattttcttttaggCCAAAAAAAAGTGCTCTATGTTTTATCATACTGAGATTATAAGGTCTACTTTCTTTTACTGCAGAAATTTCTTTACACGTAATACATAATCCATGGCTAAACATTCCAACCCGTTTTCATATGATCTCATTAGAgatgtttatctttttcaaacACTACCAATGAGGTATAAGATAGTGCATTAGTATTTTATCTGGCAGATTCCCTAGTGGTGAAGTAAATTACATCTCATCACAGTAAAAATGGTGCTAAAAGGATTCAAGAGCTAAAGTTGCTAAAATGTTCAAGGAACTCAAATCATGTCCAATTTTGGGAAGAGTGTCCAATTACATGGGAGAGGATGAAAATCCAATTTGGTTCTTGGAAAATTTGACAATTCATTTTTGTGTCATAGATCTCTTGAAATAGGTAATCCTAGTACCTTGAAGGCAATGGTATGCAATTAAACATGCAggttattgctttttcttttggaagaCCATGCTACAAATGTTTCTATCAATGTGTTTAAAGCTGGCTGGGAATTCATGGCAAAACCAACAGTATTTACCATCTGTAGTCACAAAAGATTGATTCATGTATGCTTCTGCTATTAAAAGCTGTATTGGCGATTTTGCCAGGTAGAATtgcaaaaatgtttctttcaacaCCTTTCTTGCTAATGAATTCCCTGAAGGTTATGTGTAAAAATGTGAATAGTACAAAACTACTTACAGGAATCCCTGGCAGAGTCAACCTTGATTCCTTTctgttaaatatatttgtatcacTAAATTTTTCACTGATTAAGTATTATTcatgcttttgtattttgttttgtaaacCTCATGGTCACCTCTATTTGGTGAATTTCTTCAGAATGAGGACCCTGGATAAGCTTCTGTTCAGTTTAGCGGTGGAGTTTCTGGTGTCTAAGAAGGCTTGATCTCCTGCTGAAGTTTCTTCTGCACACGCTACAAGTATATGGTTGCTCACCTGTGTGGGTTCTCCGATGTTTAATAAGGTGGGAGTTCTGACtgaatttttttccacattcatgACATGTAaagggcttctctccagtgtgagttctTTGGTGTGTATGTAGATTTGTATTTTGACTGAAGCTTTTCCCACACCAGGAGCATTTGTATGGTTTTATTCCTTGGTGGGTTGTTAAGTGCTTATTAAGATCAGAACTCCATCTAAACCTCTTATCACACTGTTGacatttatatggtttctctTCAGTGTGAATTCTTTGGTGTTTAATAAGGTCAGAGCTAACTTTGAAGCTTTTCCCACATTCCTGGCATTTAAATGGCTTTTCTCCAACACGGGCTTTCTTATGAAGATCCATAAGTTTTAGCAACTCTTGTTTCCAGCttgaaagtttctttcttttctttatgggaAAATCTCGGTGCCACTTCCCCATCCTGTGTGTATCACCATGATTTTCCTTGCCTGTCATTTTCTGGAGAACTTTCACTCTGGTCTTTTTTGATACGATGTCTCCTGGTGCCTGTATTTCTAAGTCAGAAAGACATACAGGCTGATGGTTCTCAGTGTCAGTTTTGAGCTTTAACCCTATGGGAATAAACATAATAATCAGCCAAATGTAGGGAagagcaaaatagaaaaattcaatgATTACTGAcatagaaaatacagataagcagaatttattatttttttagactttattcatttgagagagagacagagactgcaacagagagcacaagcagagaagagagggaggaacaggctccccactgagcagggagccagatgaggggctcaatcccaggaccctggaatcatgacctgagctgaggcagacatttaaccaactgagccgctgAGGTGCCCcaataagcaaaattttaaatgctaattCCCTGCAAAGGTTGCTATCAAAGAACATTTGTCCTCTTCCCATGGTAATATTTACCTGTAGGCAGCTCTCCAAGACTGTCCTTGAACTCCAAGGGCCCTTGAACCCATGGCTCTTCTCCTTGTTCTAGATAGGAGATCACTTTAGGTTTGGGGAGCACAAATAATGctgtgaaatggaaaaaatggaggTCAAGGACTGGGAACTCAACAACTGTCCACCCACTCCGTACTATTTCAGAAGCAGCAAAGGACAGTTTACAGTGGTCAGTGAGTAAGTAGACTCTCCCATCTGGTTTTGGGTTTATACTATACTGTATACACAatggagagatggagaaataaacCTAAGCCAGATTCATGGAGAAGATAAAGTGCATGGGAATCCATCCACAGTGCCCCTCTTCTGCCACCAAGATTGCCCTATATTTGAACAAGATGGAACCAAACACCAGAGTCTGCAGGGAATACAAGTTAGTCCTATTAATCCTTAGGATTAGCCCAAGTCTAGCAGAGCAAGGTACAGGTCAGTGGATTACTAATGTATCATGTGCATCAGTGATTCCCCTCATGATAACAGTTAACTTCTTACTTAGCCCCTTAAGCAGCACACACTGGACTAGGAAAGATTTCTCCTACTCCTTCAGCTCACTGCTTCTTATCCATGTGGAAAAAAACAGACCAGAATCAGAGAAACTTTTCTAAATATACATTGTCAAGTTGGAGAACTATTCATCACTCAGTCAATATGTAATGATTGGCTaaaatgtgccaggcactctctTTGGGCTAATGATATAGCGGTGATTAATCCAAGCCCCTGATCTCACAGGAGCTCACCTTCTGGTGGGAGCAGACAACCAAACAGCAATAACGTTTTCAGCACGtgatgaatattttgaaaaaaattaaagcaggatAACTCAGCATTtaggattctgcttctctgaagCTATTTTAGATGAGGTAGTATGAAGACCTCCTTGAAAAGCTGATATGCAGCAAAAACGTAAAAGCTAGAGTTTTTGCCAATGGCCAGAAATGTgtgccaggcagaggaaagatCAAAGTAGAAGTGAGGAAGgcaagttcaagaaaaaaaaagatcagtgaggCTCAGGAGGACTGAGCAAGGGCACAAGTGGCAGCAGATGAGGGCACCACGGTGTACAGGGTCAGATCTTAGAGGACCCTAAGCACTTCAATAAGGTGTGCATTTTATTCTGAATGTGATGAGAAGCCATTGTAAGGTTTGAAATGGGAAATGTCATGATTTCatcaggttttttaaagattctggaGTGTGGGAAGGCAAGCGGCAGGGGCACCAGTCATAAAGTACTGAGGTCAGTCTGGTTAGACAGGCTGCTGGCTTAAGCCAGGATGCTAACAGCACAAGGAGATGAGACATGGCTGCACTCAGGCTACACTGTGGAGGTGGAGCCAAAAGGACAGGGATGCATTAAAATGGATTATGACGGCAAGATCACAGTCAAGGATGACTGTATGTTCCTTCCTCTTAGTTCCCGGGCAAATGTTCTTTACTGAGAAGTGAGAGATATGAGGACAGAtttgggagaggagaaaaaataaatcaagaatctacaaaacaaaaaaaggaatctacATAGCATCTGGAGGGTGCATCTCCCCAAAGGTCCCCAGGTGATCTGCATATACCCTACCCCTGTCTACAGACCATCTAGTTCAGAAACAACCAGTTATTGGAACAAAGCCTCTCAGATGAATACATTCCCAGGAAGCAGAGAACATGACAGATTACTCAACTTCTACCcaatgggagagggagattcTTTACCTAGAGAGATGACAGTCTCATAGTTTTCTCGCATTACATCATTGTAGAGGGCCTTCTGAGTGGGATCCAGTAACTCCCATTCTTCCTGGGAAAAATACATGGCCACTTCTTCAAATGTCAACAAGCTCTAAAGAAGACAATGGACTTCAGCTCTGTACTTGCCACTACAGAAGCAGCCCTACTTTCTGGCCCATGAACTACATGGTAGGCAAGGCTGAATGAATtaacagcaaataattttttaagtgaaaagggagaaaagaaggaggcAAAAGGATCAGCAGCAGAGTAGGAGATGCCTAGTTTCTAGAGAATATTGGCACATGTGAGCACCTGCACAACAATGTGGGTCCTGGGCAGCAAGGGAGCCCTCAATAGCTGGATCACACAGCTCACCTGGGACTCAGGCAAGATGAGCTCAGGTGCCACTGTCGATTCTTTGGTGATTATCTGCTCAGGAAAGGCTAGGATCTTGTGAACAGGCACAGCTGTGGGTGGAAAAGAGCCAGAGGAAATTTCTCTTGCTACTGATTATGAACATCTTTAGGTTATTTCTAAAGTACAGATAATCCTGATTCTTTGAGCCGAAATGGaatacttttaaaactattacatctgggcagcctgggtggctcagaggtttagcaccaccttcagacCAGGCCCTGCGtacgacacagcaattgcactgttggggatttaccccaaagatacagatacaatgaaacgccgggacacctgcaccccgatgtttctagcagcaatgtccacaatagccaaactgtggaaggagcctcggtgtccatcgaaagatgaatggataaagaagatgtggtttatgtatacaatggaatattcttcagccattagaaatgacaaatacccaccatttgcttcaatgtggatggaactagagggtattatgctgagtgaaataagtcaatcggagaaggacaaacattgtatgttctcattcatttggggaatataaatgatagtgaaagggaatagaagggaagggagaagaaatgtgtgggaaatatcagaaagggagatagaacataaagactgctaactctgggaaacgaactaggggtggtggaaggggaggagggtgggggtgactgggtgacaggcactgaggggggcacttgacgggatgagcactgggtgttactctctatgttggcaaattgaacaccaaaaataataaatttattatttaaaaaaaaagaattgagtatCTATTAACCcctacatggggatccctggggggctcagcagtttagcgcttgcctttggcccagggcgcgatcctggagtcccgggatcgagtcccacattgggctcccagcatggggactgcttctccctcctcctgtgtctctgcctctctctctgtgtctctatctctatcataaataaataaataaatcttaaaaaaaatctctacaacAGGTTCCCCAGTTGACTTTCTTTGGTTTCATGAATGAAAgcaataaaaggattttttttccttatgcatCATGAAATATTCAGCTGGGCAAAATTAAGAAGTGTTTAAAATTGCAGAACTCTGTCCACTGTGCCAAGGAATAGAAATGGGCAAGTAGAAATTAACTTGGTGAGTTCAAGAAACAGCAGTATTAGTATGGATAAAGAGGAAAGGTACAAGTGGTAGATGCTTAGAGGCCAGATCTTGGAGCTCCTGGGTACTTTGGTGAGGAATTTAGATTTTACTTGAAAGAGTGAGAAGTcattataagatttttaaaagggtgACATCAAAATCcatcagagtttttaaaaaccttggCTGTTGCATGAAAAGTACATTGTGGAAGGCTAAGAATGGTGCCAG
This DNA window, taken from Canis lupus familiaris isolate Mischka breed German Shepherd chromosome 6, alternate assembly UU_Cfam_GSD_1.0, whole genome shotgun sequence, encodes the following:
- the LOC119872207 gene encoding zinc finger protein 75A isoform X6, translated to MYFSQEEWELLDPTQKALYNDVMRENYETVISLALFVLPKPKVISYLEQGEEPWVQGPLEFKDSLGELPTGLKLKTDTENHQPVCLSDLEIQAPGDIVSKKTRVKVLQKMTGKENHGDTHRMGKWHRDFPIKKRKKLSSWKQELLKLMDLHKKARVGEKPFKCQECGKSFKVSSDLIKHQRIHTEEKPYKCQQCDKRFRWSSDLNKHLTTHQGIKPYKCSWCGKSFSQNTNLHTHQRTHTGEKPFTCHECGKKFSQNSHLIKHRRTHTGEQPYTCSVCRRNFSRRSSLLRHQKLHR
- the LOC119872207 gene encoding zinc finger protein 75A isoform X4 encodes the protein MMVDLKVADCLNPQIKALWENKGPVIESSSHSKNYIAQTDSLSPESCRQHFRNFCYQEEVGPREIVGQLQKLCRQWLRPEIHSKEQILELLVLEQFVTILPSDTQSRIRKDHLQSIEEAVVLVEHLQRESCQTRNGVAVQELGKEAVLLGETAESQPVGMAQDEEFWNTYQGLQEQLSRDIHKETEPVCERVVPAHQILAFPVQTNATDRTVAPKLILPESQSLLTFEEVAMYFSQEEWELLDPTQKALYNDVMRENYETVISLALFVLPKPKVISYLEQGEEPWVQGPLEFKDSLGELPTGLKLKTDTENHQPVCLSDLEIQAPGDIVSKKTRVKVLQKMTGKENHGDTHRMGKWHRDFPIKKRKKLSSWKQELLKLMDLHKKARVGEKPFKCQECGKSFKVSSDLIKHQRIHTEEKPYKCQQCDKRFRWSSDLNKHLTTHQGIKPYKCSWCGKSFSQNTNLHTHQRTHTGEKPFTCHECGKKFSQNSHLIKHRRTHTGEQPYTCSVCRRNFSRRSSLLRHQKLHR
- the LOC119872207 gene encoding zinc finger protein 75A isoform X5 produces the protein MAQDEEFWNTYQGLQEQLSRDIHKETEPVCERVVPAHQILAFPVQTNATDRTVAPKLILPESQSLLTFEEVAMYFSQEEWELLDPTQKALYNDVMRENYETVISLAVPVHKILAFPEQIITKESTVAPELILPESQVSCVIQLLRAPLLPRTHIVVQSLLTFEEVAMYFSQEEWELLDPTQKALYNDVMRENYETVISLALFVLPKPKVISYLEQGEEPWVQGPLEFKDSLGELPTGLKLKTDTENHQPVCLSDLEIQAPGDIVSKKTRVKVLQKMTGKENHGDTHRMGKWHRDFPIKKRKKLSSWKQELLKLMDLHKKARVGEKPFKCQECGKSFKVSSDLIKHQRIHTEEKPYKCQQCDKRFRWSSDLNKHLTTHQGIKPYKCSWCGKSFSQNTNLHTHQRTHTGEKPFTCHECGKKFSQNSHLIKHRRTHTGEQPYTCSVCRRNFSRRSSLLRHQKLHR
- the LOC119872207 gene encoding zinc finger protein 75D isoform X3 encodes the protein MMVDLKVADCLNPQIKALWENKGPVIESSSHSKNYIAQTDSLSPESCRQHFRNFCYQEEVGPREIVGQLQKLCRQWLRPEIHSKEQILELLVLEQFVTILPSDTQSRIRKDHLQSIEEAVVLVEHLQRESCQTRNGVAVQELGKEAVLLGETAESQPVGMAQDEEFWNTYQGLQEQLSRDIHKETEPVCERVVPAHQILAFPVQTNATDRTVAPKLILPESQSLLTFEEVAMYFSQEEWELLDPTQKALYNDVMRENYETVISLAVPVHKILAFPEQIITKESTVAPELILPESQEEWELLDPTQKALYNDVMRENYETVISLALFVLPKPKVISYLEQGEEPWVQGPLEFKDSLGELPTGLKLKTDTENHQPVCLSDLEIQAPGDIVSKKTRVKVLQKMTGKENHGDTHRMGKWHRDFPIKKRKKLSSWKQELLKLMDLHKKARVGEKPFKCQECGKSFKVSSDLIKHQRIHTEEKPYKCQQCDKRFRWSSDLNKHLTTHQGIKPYKCSWCGKSFSQNTNLHTHQRTHTGEKPFTCHECGKKFSQNSHLIKHRRTHTGEQPYTCSVCRRNFSRRSSLLRHQKLHR
- the LOC119872207 gene encoding zinc finger protein 75D isoform X2; this encodes MMVDLKVADCLNPQIKALWENKGPVIESSSHSKNYIAQTDSLSPESCRQHFRNFCYQEEVGPREIVGQLQKLCRQWLRPEIHSKEQILELLVLEQFVTILPSDTQSRIRKDHLQSIEEAVVLVEHLQRESCQTRNGVAVQELGKEAVLLGETAESQPVGMAQDEEFWNTYQGLQEQLSRDIHKETEPVCERVVPAHQILAFPVQTNATDRTVAPKLILPESQSLLTFEEVAMYFSQEEWELLDPTQKALYNDVMRENYETVISLAVPVHKILAFPEQIITKESTVAPELILPESQSLLTFEEVAMYFSQEEWELLDPTQKALYNDVMRENYETVISLALFVLPKPKVISYLEQGEEPWVQGPLEFKDSLGELPTGLKLKTDTENHQPVCLSDLEIQAPGDIVSKKTRVKVLQKMTGKENHGDTHRMGKWHRDFPIKKRKKLSSWKQELLKLMDLHKKARVGEKPFKCQECGKSFKVSSDLIKHQRIHTEEKPYKCQQCDKRFRWSSDLNKHLTTHQGIKPYKCSWCGKSFSQNTNLHTHQRTHTGEKPFTCHECGKKFSQNSHLIKHRRTHTGEQPYTCSVCRRNFSRRSSLLRHQKLHR